The DNA window CATGTAGGAGGCGGAAGAACAGCCCGAAATGTTGCCGAATGGTATCCTGCACGTAGaccttctgctgctggtcgcGGGAGAAGGCAGTCAACACCTGCAACTGCACCAGTCCACGGAGCTCTTCCCAGTcctcctggaagaagaagtcggcCGTGCGGTTGCGCCCTCCATATAACAGGATGGTAGGCCCGATTGGGGGCTCGACACCGGGGTTCTGCTCGCGGTAGGCTTTCACAAGCGCCGCTTTCTCCCAAAGCATTGACCGCAGCGGCGCTACGCCGGTGCCGGGGCCGATGAGCACGGTTGCGCCGGTGAGCTGCTGAACGGAGGAGTTGAGACCGCCGCGTTGGAGCTGCACCCGTAGTGTGCTGCCGGGCTGCAGCACGGATAGGTACTTGGTGCAGACGCCTTCCCGGATCCGCTTGATGACGGTCTGGTACTTGACAATGGCGACGAGCAGCTCGAACTGTGTGTCGCCGCCTGGTGTCCGTTTCCGCTCCCCGCCGCTGGCAATGCTAAACTGGCGCGCTCGCATGACGGGCAGTACCGATACGGCATGCTGCCAGGGGATCTTGACCGAGTCGAACTCGTGCAGTACCTCCAAGATActgcgccgaggccgcgTCGTATAGTCCCAGAGTTCGTCGAGATAGTCCGGATTGGTAAATTCTAATAGCCGCTCTCTATGCATGGAATCGTTTGTGTAGTGTGCAATGgtggaaaaaaaagatcGCCGAGGTATGGCTTTGAGGTCGAGGTAGTCGGTGAGGAGCATGCGTAAGGTGAGTTTGGGGTAGGAGTCGAGATTGGggattggaggaggtgctgggATATTGCCCGTGGGAACGAGCGAGATCAGTCGGTCTGCTTGCTCGTTCCAGCCCATCAAATCAATAAGGGTTTGGACGTCGGCCGGGACACTCTTGGGAGTAATGGCGATCATATCACCAGGGACATAGGAGACAGATTCAGGCACAGTCAGGCAGATGTGCCGCACATCCTGCCAGTGCTTGGGTGGCGTCACCCGTCGATTCTCGACTAACGTGGCGGAGAGAGTGTTTGGAAGGGGTCTGGTATCGTGTTCCAGGTGGAGCAGTGCAGCGGATTTCTCTGCAACGGGCTGTTTCTCTGCAGCGCTATAGGGTTCGCCTTCATTTGGACGTAAGATCCATTTCGGTGGCAGTTGAACATCATCCGGGATTGGATGTTGTCCCGTGGGAAGCGGATGCCTGTCCAGCAAATTCTTCCGAAAATCCGTCATCCATGGTATGACTGTGCCTTCG is part of the Penicillium psychrofluorescens genome assembly, chromosome: 4 genome and encodes:
- a CDS encoding uncharacterized protein (ID:PFLUO_006097-T1.cds;~source:funannotate) — encoded protein: MGSPQQSRSALILYGSETGNAQEVAEELGALTERLRFGTHVCELNQSSPEALLSYTLTIFVVSTTGQGDLPANARTFWKSLLLKRLPATYLKGVNFSSFGLGDSSYPKFNWAARKLYKRLLQLGANDIYPAGEADQQHPEGLEGTVIPWMTDFRKNLLDRHPLPTGQHPIPDDVQLPPKWILRPNEGEPYSAAEKQPVAEKSAALLHLEHDTRPLPNTLSATLVENRRVTPPKHWQDVRHICLTVPESVSYVPGDMIAITPKSVPADVQTLIDLMGWNEQADRLISLVPTGNIPAPPPIPNLDSYPKLTLRMLLTDYLDLKAIPRRSFFSTIAHYTNDSMHRERLLEFTNPDYLDELWDYTTRPRRSILEVLHEFDSVKIPWQHAVSVLPVMRARQFSIASGGERKRTPGGDTQFELLVAIVKYQTVIKRIREGVCTKYLSVLQPGSTLRVQLQRGGLNSSVQQLTGATVLIGPGTGVAPLRSMLWEKAALVKAYREQNPGVEPPIGPTILLYGGRNRTADFFFQEDWEELRGLVQLQVLTAFSRDQQQKVYVQDTIRQHFGLFFRLLHDIEGSVYICGSSGHMPQAVREALIETFQHGSTSGHPFNRAEAEEYLIGMEKSGRYKQETW